ctgtcaatcaagattggtgcttgcaacaactggacataaaaaatgcgtttttAAAtagtgacctagaagaggaagtctacatggaaataccacctggtttcgaaggaagtatggcaaagaatcaggtttgcaaactccaaaaatccttgtacggccttaaacaatctccccgagcctgatttgatagattcacaaaagcagtcctgaagctgggctacaaacaaggtcaggctaatcatactctatttgtcaagaagtctcatgctgGGAAAAtgaccatattgatagtctatgttgatgatattattctatctgggaatgatatggaggaattacagaatttgaagaagtatttgtcagaagagtttgaagttaaagaccttggaaatttgaaatatttactTGGTATGGAaatggctagatcaaggaagagaattgtagtctctcaaagaaaatacatactcgatcttcttaaggagaccggtatgtttggatgcaaaccaattgatactcctatggatagtcagaagaaacttggtatcgagaaagaaagtacaccggtagacagggggagatatcagcggctcgtcggatgcttgatttatctctcacacactcggtcagatattggctttgcagtgagtgctgtaagtcaattcatgcacagccccactaaggaacacatggaagcagtctacaggattcttagatatttaaaaatgacaccagggaaaggtctattcttcagaaagacagagaaccgtgacattgaagtatactcagatgcggattggacaagaaacatcattgacaggagGTCCACTTCTgaatattgttcttttgtctagggaaatcttgttacctggaggagtaagaagcaatcagttgtagccagaagtagtgcagaagctgagtatagagctcttgcacagggaatctgtgaagggatttggataaaaagggttcttagtgaactgggacaaacgagttcatctccaattctaatgatgtgtgataatcaggcagctataagcatagcgaAGAACCCCGtacatcatgacaggaccaagcgcgttgagattgacagacacttcatcacagagaaggtgactagtgagacggttaaattgaactatgttcctaccaagcaccaaaccgcagacatcctcaccaaagctttacctaggcctaacttcgaagacttaacttgcaagctgggattatatgatatgtatattctccagcttgagggggagtgttgaaatttggcattcaaagttagggtgtttaatttaggaaagtattttaggaataaaaaaggagagatcatttaggatgattcagtttcctaattttaggagagaatcaagctagattgatattttcttattcagtcatttgtgtatatatatgtgtatggtgtgtacctaaaaatcaataaaggaattcagaaattcttcacaATGCTTTTGAATGTACCTTAGTAGTACCATCCACACTGAAGAGTGAGGATTTGAGAATCTTAATCCACAATCGGAAACTCCTTTAGACCATTAACCATTCATCTTCTCCTTTTTAAGCCCCATGATATaattccaaagtccatttcgcTACACATCTACTTTGTATCGTCTGGTGATTTTAGTAATGATCATATCATTTCAAATGATGAATTCTTGCAATCAAATTAGGTGAAAATAGAACAAGAATAATTCCCACCTATGTGATTTTAAGAAAGCTGAAAAAATCATGGACAATAATGTCATAGTGTGCCCACTGTGCCttgttttaaatcttttgtTGGGTCATCTGGTTCAAATCAACTACAGTTGTTCTTCACATGGATTACCATTTAAATGCAAATGAGAGTTGAACAATTaagcaaaataaaagaaaataaaatagttttttgacaaataattttggaaattaaaaagattaacaCAAAAGATAACCACGTCTTACTTGTTGTGCGGAGCACATGTCCCCGTTCCCTTGATAGATCTATCACAGATCCCTTGGGTATTTTATATTCATCTTTAAACTGGGAAGTGAACCTGCAACAGAATTGGCTGTTAGGCtaaaagagaaatagaaaacatgTGACATTTCTCTTATAAATTGAGACATGATCTATCACAATCTGATTTTCTTCAACAATGATCCATCACAAAATCCAAATAATGATTCTTATGATTCTACTGAAAAAGCACACCAGCTGATACTTCAAGAACAGAACTGGAATAATGAAGACATAGTAAGGAACTAGTGGAGGACTGATAAGAATAAGATGCAAGTACAACAAAAATATGCAATCGACCAtacatacaaaatatataaaataaaaaaatgcaaccTACACAAATTGCAAAACAGAATGCAGTCATTTACGGGAAAACAGACAGACAAAAAATGGACACCAGAATATCCAACATGAAACTCCCCTCCAAATCCAAAAGCTCTTCATGATTCAAATCAATAACCATTAATTCAGTTGATACTTAAAAAGAAATGATAGGAATATTAGATGTCAAGATAATTTACCTATGAAGCAATTCTTTGTTATCTGATCCTCCAAGCTTTTGGAGTCTGCTGCCTACAGATTCTTCAAAAGCATTACGGACAGAACGAATGCTCAATCTGCTGTAGACTATTTGAAGTCTAACAGTCATGCATATATCAGCTTCCATAAGGTCTTTACTGAGATCCTTCCTTTCAGAAAAGGataattttccatatttttcacTCAGCAATCTTTTTAAGTCACCATCATCAGCATAAACACCTGTGGATGGCAAATGATGTTACAATGGAAACATTTGCAGACTAACATTGAGCCTGTGTTTCATAGTGATAGTATCATAATGCTTTTATAAACCATAACATTGTGCAGATACCACCGGCTATGTAATCTTGCAACATTGGGGTACTTGCAAAAATTATTATAGTCTTGAGGGTGCCGAAAATAAATGAGTTAATGTAATTGAACAAGAGGTCCAAAAAGAAGTGTTTGTCATAGTGGACTTAGGACATGTTCCATGTCAAAGAACTTGGTTATGTAGGATAATGATACATGGTTCTTTAGGAAATTTGATAAACTCAATTGGAAATAGACCACAAAATGTAACCCAAAATTAAGTTGAATACTTCAGACAAACTGAATCATGTTGAACATACCTTGTGGCAGAAGTGGCCCTGTTGGTTTTTACTTAACATAAATTAGTATATTCAAGCTTTCAGCTCATAATATCCAAATTCCTTATTTTCCAATTCACACaaaggtataaattttttaagtataattcataaatctttttttatgtatttcaagATCATACCATGGGATAGATTTATAACAAGGATTTACTTTGAGcatcttttttttctccattctaATGCCATGGActaaaacaaaaagatgaaCCCATCCAAATTAAACACATGAAGTCGGTTCCTACTTAATATCATAATTTCTGAGACAATGTCTGTATCAGTCTTTGCACTGATGACCCGAATAGTGTTGATGTTTCCCTTTTCAGTTTCAGCATTACCTTCGGAGCCCTCACATCACGTTCATGGCATCACAAGGGAGAAGAAATTCCAAATTCTAAAAAGCACATCACACAATTGAGAAATGCATCACTTTTACAAACATCCACATACTAATTATCGAGAACCAAGAGCAGCACACACTAAGCCTATGACATATGACATACAGTTATTAAAGCATGGAAAGGAAACTGAACCATTAGATTGGAACTTCAGTATTAACAGTTACTAAGCTGCTTATGGTACCAGGTAACATTTTTATCATCagagccatttctattcaacaaaaacTCAGATATTCTTACCAAAAGCAAAAATTCAATGATTTTGACAACAGTTCACCAGACTAACCATAAAGAGtatcaaacattaaaaagaaTCCAATCTTACGAATTCCAAATATGGTTCTAGGACTATCAATAAATTCACAATGAAAGCATTCCTCCTCAACTATACGACCAAAATTTTCTCCCAATGCTTAAAAATTCACAATGCGGTTAAGACAAGTCGTACAATAGCTGCTTCTGTTAGATACTAAATTTGTTCTGGATTATGCAGAAAATGCAACTAAACCCAAGTAATGCAAcacaaaattgaagaaaaaaattggatagATTTCAGATGGTAGTAAAGGAAAGCGGTACCAAATGCGTAGACATCGATGTTCTTCAGTCCCAACACACTCTTTTTCCGCAACCCAGTTCCGAGAAGCTGCCGAGAATCGTTCAAAATCGAGGGAAACAAAACCCCAGTTTTGGATTCGGAGACTGAAGAAGGATTGTCAGCTATGGAGAGAGAGGCCCAAAAGGGGGAGGAGTGGTGATTGGAAAAGAAGTTGAATGCGTTTTGGAGAAATGGGTTTATGGGGTTCTGGGAGACTGCGACAGCGGCGGCAACAGCGGCGCCAGAGGCGGCAGCTACGGAAAATGCCGTGGCGGCCGCAGAGAAGGAATTGGAGGACCGGTGGCGGGGATTTGGGGGCTGAGAAAACGAGAATGGGAACCTCAGAGAAACCATGGTGCTTCTTGTTGTTCTTCTTTGGTAGGTGGCGGTTAAAATGAGGTTGTGTGTGATTGGGCACGTGCTATGCACGTGAGATTGGTGGTTATTTATTGGGCTTGATGAGGACATTGAGGAGCGAGTGTGACTTGGGTTTGTTTAGGCCCACATAGAGGAGGGAGTTTGGTGGCAATTTCTTATTGTGAATACATATGACAACGGGGCAAATTCGAGATGGATGACACCCATCACAACCCATCTTGATCGACTCGGTTCAATTCATGGATTATAATCAATTGGATTAGCCTACATCAGTTTAGTTTGATTCAATTAGAAAATCGACTAATTCTTTAAAGCGGCAATTTGATGGTTAAAGTTTGATACTATAATTATGTCTTACCCTTGAGATTATGGTTGTGGCTCACCCAACTCTTGGGTGTATGAAATGATAAGAGGGTCTTAATTTAGTTATTGGACTTTGATGGCCAGGTTCAAGGAAAAGCCCAGCCCAAGAATTGAAGCCCAAAACAAATTCTTATAATTATGTAACTTGCATAGGATTTAAAACTCTTCAATGAGTAAAAGGCATATAACCACCAACTTAACCcttgtatttatatttatcaaattgttGGACTTTTGGGCCGAGTTGGACCAAGAGATTGGATACACCCTAGTCGAAGCCCAGCCACAAGGCCCATTTACATTCCTATCTTataagcaaagcttttcatacCATACCTAAGATTGAATCACACTGAAAATGGGCCTGAAACACTCAACCCAAGCCCACCAAACAAAAGGCTGCATGTAGCCCAATAATATGATACACAGATACAGGTTGGTGTGCAGCCCATTTAGCTCAATGACTATATGGGTTCATTAGGTGTAATTGTAGAATCATTAAATTCCAAGGGCTCCAAGGCTTTGTGTATTTTTCTCCTTGATAAACATAATCATCTTTGTTAACTTCTTGGATTTAAAGCTAAGTTTCGATTAAGAGTTAAATTTCAAGACCACCCTACTGGTCTACCTAAACCTGATATGGGCAGTCCAAGTCATCCTAAACCCAAATCAAGAGAACTTGAGCCTCGCCTAACTCAATCATATATAAGATGATCACTCTTACTAAACCTAATCTATCTTTGAAGACAAAAGCTCCCATAAACGTAGGTAGAAGGCATCTAATTCGCAAGATCCCCATACATAAATACTCTAGCATTTTCCTAAGAgacaaaatccaatatattcCATTTTCAAGATGTCCAAATTTTTATATCCTAGCTTAATCCTTGTTCTTAAATGGAGAGACAATACAAAAGACCAAGtgaaaaaaccataaaaattaaatattttatttgtaatgccCAACCTAATAGATGGTGACAAcctaacaaataataataagttatttaagtaaaaatatttacataatggaaaaaaattatagatatatacttctctttattttatttggagTGGGTGTTGGAGGcaaagtgttttttttccttttttctttttttttt
Above is a genomic segment from Vitis riparia cultivar Riparia Gloire de Montpellier isolate 1030 chromosome 7, EGFV_Vit.rip_1.0, whole genome shotgun sequence containing:
- the LOC117917631 gene encoding fatty-acid-binding protein 1, which codes for MVSLRFPFSFSQPPNPRHRSSNSFSAAATAFSVAAASGAAVAAAVAVSQNPINPFLQNAFNFFSNHHSSPFWASLSIADNPSSVSESKTGVLFPSILNDSRQLLGTGLRKKSVLGLKNIDVYAFGVYADDGDLKRLLSEKYGKLSFSERKDLSKDLMEADICMTVRLQIVYSRLSIRSVRNAFEESVGSRLQKLGGSDNKELLHRFTSQFKDEYKIPKGSVIDLSRERGHVLRTTIDGKEVGNIQSQLLCRSILDLYIGEDPFDRQAKEKVELKLVSLLQK